A window from Vulcanimicrobium alpinum encodes these proteins:
- a CDS encoding GntR family transcriptional regulator, protein MQVKSLQPIRRTLPLRERIHDRLRQAILSGDLAPGTPVIEAELAARLGASRTPIREALRRLEAEGLLEPRGLRGTVVRELREDDVSCVFEIREALESLAARRAARVMRPAQLEKLEEHVAAMGEAVDDPAEMERQDTAFHDVILAVANGDRLKRMLTELREELIAYRFLSLSEPERRHATVHEHRAILEALRAHDEDGAAERTAEHIANARAAVLRLAAARAAAAGLPEAVAQ, encoded by the coding sequence ATGCAGGTGAAGTCGCTCCAGCCGATCCGCCGGACGCTGCCGCTGCGGGAGCGGATCCACGACCGGCTCAGGCAGGCGATTCTCAGCGGGGACCTCGCCCCCGGGACGCCGGTGATCGAAGCGGAGCTGGCCGCCCGGCTCGGCGCGAGCCGCACCCCGATTCGCGAAGCCCTGCGCCGCCTCGAGGCGGAAGGACTGCTCGAACCGCGCGGCCTGCGCGGCACGGTGGTGCGCGAATTGCGCGAAGACGACGTCTCCTGCGTCTTCGAGATCCGCGAAGCGCTCGAATCGCTCGCGGCGCGTCGCGCCGCGCGGGTGATGCGCCCGGCGCAGCTCGAGAAACTCGAGGAGCACGTGGCGGCAATGGGCGAGGCGGTCGACGATCCGGCCGAGATGGAGCGCCAGGACACCGCCTTCCACGACGTGATCCTCGCGGTGGCGAACGGCGATCGCCTCAAGCGAATGCTGACCGAACTGCGCGAGGAGCTGATCGCGTACCGGTTCCTCTCGCTTTCAGAACCGGAGCGCCGTCACGCGACGGTGCACGAACACCGCGCGATCCTCGAGGCACTGCGCGCGCACGACGAGGACGGCGCAGCCGAGCGCACGGCCGAGCACATCGCAAACGCGCGTGCCGCGGTGCTGCGCCTGGCGGCGGCGCGCGCCGCCGCCGCGGGTCTTCCCGAGGCGGTCGCGCAATGA
- a CDS encoding thiamine pyrophosphate-binding protein, which translates to MLATPSAPPRTMTAAAAAVRVMESEGVDLVFGIPGASILPLYDALRGSTIRHIVTRHEEGATHAADGYARATGKVGIAIATSGPGGTNFVTGLYTAMADSIPIITITGQVPVGQLHREGFQAVDICEIVKPVVKRSFICKEAAQIPWVFREAFRIAREGRPGPVHIDLPQDVQQQLVSYDPTDDEPLPVFKAPPTEAKIRRAVEWLANADRPVLMPGGGVIIAEAWDELVALAEHLQCAVSPTYMGKGAIDEDHPLHIGTVGIQTSQPHANALFLESDVVCAIGARFASRHTGDLATYRGNRRFIHVDVEATQIGRIFEPDLAIVADAKLTLQAMLAEAKRAYPNGVRREAWTQRIGDARRTLVRRTDFADVPVKGPRVFGELNAFYGDDTTFVTAIGLYQIWSGQFQTVHKARRYFCCGQAGPLGWEISACTGIKLAFPDREVVGVVGDYSFEFLMEEIAVAVQYRIPFVLVMLNNAHLGLIRQAERKSFGFNDDYEVSISYGEDGYGMDHVKAMESMGAAGVRVRNPDEIAAALAWARETSNAKSVPVLVEILTEHKENAAMGTSIAAINEVY; encoded by the coding sequence ATGCTCGCCACGCCTTCCGCCCCGCCCCGGACGATGACCGCCGCCGCCGCCGCCGTGCGCGTGATGGAGAGCGAGGGGGTCGACCTCGTGTTCGGGATCCCGGGGGCCTCGATTCTGCCCCTTTACGACGCCCTACGCGGGTCGACGATCCGCCACATCGTCACCCGGCACGAAGAGGGGGCCACCCATGCCGCCGACGGCTACGCCCGCGCGACCGGGAAGGTCGGCATCGCGATCGCGACCTCGGGTCCGGGCGGCACCAACTTCGTGACCGGGCTCTACACCGCGATGGCCGACTCGATCCCCATCATCACGATCACGGGACAGGTCCCCGTCGGCCAGCTCCATCGCGAAGGCTTCCAGGCCGTCGACATCTGCGAGATCGTCAAGCCGGTGGTGAAGCGTTCGTTCATCTGCAAAGAAGCGGCGCAGATCCCGTGGGTCTTCCGCGAAGCGTTCCGCATCGCGCGCGAAGGCCGACCCGGCCCGGTGCACATCGACCTGCCGCAGGACGTGCAGCAGCAGCTCGTCTCCTACGATCCTACCGATGACGAGCCGCTCCCGGTCTTCAAGGCGCCGCCGACCGAGGCGAAGATCCGCCGCGCCGTCGAGTGGCTCGCCAACGCCGACCGTCCCGTCCTGATGCCCGGCGGCGGCGTGATCATCGCCGAGGCGTGGGACGAACTCGTCGCGCTCGCCGAACATCTGCAGTGCGCCGTCTCGCCGACCTACATGGGCAAAGGCGCGATCGACGAAGATCACCCGCTGCACATCGGGACCGTCGGGATTCAAACCTCGCAGCCGCACGCGAACGCGCTCTTCCTCGAGAGCGACGTCGTGTGCGCGATCGGCGCGCGCTTCGCGAGCCGTCACACCGGCGATCTGGCGACGTATCGCGGCAACCGCCGCTTCATCCACGTCGACGTGGAAGCGACGCAGATCGGGCGCATCTTCGAACCGGACCTCGCGATCGTCGCCGACGCGAAGCTCACCTTGCAGGCGATGCTCGCCGAAGCGAAGCGCGCGTATCCGAACGGCGTGCGGCGCGAGGCCTGGACGCAGCGCATCGGCGACGCCCGCCGGACGCTGGTCCGCCGCACCGATTTCGCCGACGTTCCCGTCAAGGGGCCGCGCGTGTTCGGCGAGCTCAACGCGTTCTACGGTGACGACACGACGTTCGTCACCGCGATCGGCTTGTATCAGATCTGGAGCGGTCAGTTCCAGACCGTGCACAAGGCGCGACGCTACTTCTGCTGCGGACAGGCGGGCCCGCTGGGCTGGGAGATCAGCGCCTGCACCGGGATCAAGCTCGCGTTCCCGGACCGAGAAGTTGTCGGCGTCGTCGGCGACTACTCGTTCGAGTTCTTGATGGAAGAGATCGCGGTCGCGGTGCAGTACCGCATTCCGTTCGTCCTGGTGATGCTCAACAACGCGCACCTCGGACTCATCCGCCAGGCCGAGCGCAAGTCGTTCGGGTTCAACGACGACTACGAAGTCTCGATCTCCTACGGAGAGGACGGGTACGGGATGGATCACGTCAAGGCGATGGAGTCGATGGGCGCCGCCGGGGTCCGGGTGCGCAATCCCGACGAGATCGCCGCCGCGCTGGCATGGGCGCGCGAGACGTCGAACGCGAAGAGCGTCCCCGTCCTCGTCGAGATCCTCACCGAACACAAAGAGAACGCCGCGATGGGGACGTCGATCGCAGCGATCAACGAGGTGTACTGA